A window from Enterocloster bolteae encodes these proteins:
- a CDS encoding putative ABC transporter permease translates to MARRRVYKYVTLWSMGGLLYILMEVAWRGRSHWTMFALGGLCFIGLGLINEVLPWDMPLWQQVVIGAGIITVLEFLTGCVVNLWLGWGVWDYSNKPGNILGQICPQFFLLWLPVSLAGIVLDDWLRYWWWGEERPCYKIL, encoded by the coding sequence ACGCCGGCGAGTTTATAAGTATGTCACCTTGTGGAGCATGGGAGGACTGCTATACATACTCATGGAGGTTGCGTGGCGCGGCAGGAGCCACTGGACCATGTTTGCGTTGGGTGGCCTGTGTTTTATTGGCCTGGGACTGATTAATGAGGTCCTGCCATGGGATATGCCCTTATGGCAGCAGGTTGTGATTGGCGCCGGTATTATTACAGTGCTGGAGTTTTTGACTGGATGTGTAGTTAATTTGTGGTTGGGCTGGGGCGTATGGGATTACAGTAATAAGCCGGGTAATATCCTGGGGCAGATATGTCCGCAGTTCTTCCTGCTGTGGCTGCCGGTAAGCCTGGCTGGGATAGTACTGGATGACTGGTTACGGTATTGGTGGTGGGGCGAGGAGCGGCCGTGTTATAAAATATTATAG